In the genome of Longimicrobium sp., the window TCGTGCTGTTGCAGGCGGGGAAGGGCGGCGGCCTTGCGGCCATGGGCGGCGGCGGAGGCGGCTCCGACTCGCTGTTCGGCGGCCGCCAGGCGGCCACGCTGCTCACCCGCATGAGCTGGTGGTGCGGCGGCGCGTTCATGTTCCTGGCCTTCTGCCTGTCGATCCTGTCGTCGCGCCCCGCGGGCTCGTCGTCCATCCTCCAGGAAGAGTTCCAGCGCGGCGGGCGTACGACGCCCGCGCCCACGGCCCCGGCGCTTCCCGGCGCCCAGCAGGGCCCGATCGGCGCCCCCGCGACCGGCGCCCCGGCCACCGGCACGCC includes:
- the secG gene encoding preprotein translocase subunit SecG, which encodes MFTFLLTLLIIDALVLLTVVLLQAGKGGGLAAMGGGGGGSDSLFGGRQAATLLTRMSWWCGGAFMFLAFCLSILSSRPAGSSSILQEEFQRGGRTTPAPTAPALPGAQQGPIGAPATGAPATGTPNPLTGNAPATGAAPAPATGTAPAPAAGGTPAPAAGTTPAPATTPQP